Below is a window of Sporosarcina ureae DNA.
GAACGGCAAGCTATGCTTTGTGATAAACTTTTGGTGAGATACTGCATGATCCGGACTCACTCCCAGCACTACAGCATTCAGTCCTTCAAAGTTCGCGTGCGCATCACGAAAATCACATGCCTCCGTCGTGCAACCAGGCGTTGAATCTTTCGGATAAAAATACAGAACTACATAGCTTTTTCCTTTATATTGATCTAATGAAACCATTTCTCCATTTTCATTCGATAATGAGAATGCTGGTGCTTGTTTTCCTTCTAAATTTTCCATTTGAATTCCTCCTCTAATATATATAAACGAATAGTGTACTTACTCTCTCCACACTTATCGTATCGGAAGTATTTGAATTTTACAATTTACCTATACTTCACTCTGAAGGTAGAGACTTCACTTCGATTAATGCTAAAATGGATAACGTATAAATGATTTGGAGGAATTACTAATGAACCGAAAAAATTCAGAGGCAATCTACGCAGAAGCATGTGAACATATTGTGGGAGGCGTGAACAGCCCTGCCCGAGCATACGGAGCGGTTGGCGGAGGTGCACCTACTGTTATGGAACGAGCAGAAGGCGCTTATTTTTATGATGTTGATGGGAATCGATATATTGACTACTTGGGAGCATATGGTCCAATCATTACAGGACATGCGCACCCGCACATTACAAAAGCGATCACAAAAGCGGCGGAAACAGGTGTGCTTTACGGAACACCGACACGCCACGAAGTACAATTCGCAAAAATGTTAAAAGAAGCAATTCCCGGAATGGACAAAGTTCGTTTCGTTAACTCCGGTACAGAGGCTGTCATGACGACCATTCGTGTAGCGAGAGCGTTTACTGGACGTACGAAGATTATGAAGTTCGCAGGATGCTATCACGGTCACTCCGATCTTGTATTAGTAGCTGCTGGATCAGGTCCCGCTACATTAGGCACACCGGACTCCGCAGGCGTACCTTCTTCTATCGCGAAAGAGGTCATCACGATTCCATTCAATGATCCCGAAAGCTTTAAAGAAGCGATGAAACAATGGGGCGATGAACTTGCTTGTATTCTAATCGAACCAATTGTCGGGAACTTTGGAATCGTCGAGCCAAATGAAGGGTTCTTGGAACTTGTTCATGAGTTAGCTAAAGAGCAAGGCGTTCTGACTGTCTATGATGAGGTCATTACAGCGTTCCGTTTCCATTACGGTGCGGCACAAACATTACTCGGTCTTCAACCGGATTTAACAGCATTCGGAAAGATTATCGGCGGTGGCCTACCAATTGGCGCTTATGGCGGTAAAAAAGAAATCATGGAACAAGTTGCTCCACTCGGCCCCGCTTATCAAGCAGGAACAATGGCTGGAAATCCTGCATCTATGCTTTCGGGAATCGCTTGTCTAGAAGTGCTTCAAGAACCAGGCATTTATGAAGAGATGGATCGCTTAGGCGGTTTACTTGAAGACGGCATTCTGAAATTGGCTAAAAAACACAGTATCCAATTGACGATCAATCGTCTTGGAGGCGCACTTACGTTATTTTTCACAGACGTCAAAGTAGAAAACTACAAGCAAGCTGAAGCAACGGATGGTGAAATTTTCGGACGTTTCTTTAAAGAAATGCTGAAAAACGGCATCAACTTAGCCCCATCTAAGTATGAAGCATGGTTTTTAACTTCCGCTCATACTGAATCAGATATAAACGAAACACTTGAAGCAGTAGATCGCGCATTTAAAGCACTTTAAAATAGAACAATTGACCGTTTTATGCGTATATTGTAAAGTAAGCATAAAAGAGCTTTTAGGAAAGGAATTACCCAATGAAACTTGGTGCCCGCGTCTTTAAGACGGGTATTGCGATTGTATTTGCTCTGTTTCTCGCAAATTTATTAGAATTACCTACAGCAGTGTTCGCAGGTATTGCAGCTATTTTCGCAATCCAACCCTCTATTTACAGATCATACTTAACAATAGTAGAACAATTGCAAGGTAATTTAATCGGTGCCACTATAGCAGTCTTATTCACTCTCATCTTTGGTCCTCAACTTATAATAGTCGGTTTGGCAGCTGTCATCGTTATGACTATTATGTTGAAACTGGGCCTCGAAAAATCTATGTCACTTGCACTCGTTACAATGATTGCAGTGATGGAGGTTAAAGATGATGCCTTCCTAACATTTGCCCTCCTTCGTGTAGGTACTATTTTGGTAGGTGTACTGGCGGCATTCATTGTGAATCTAGTGTTCATGCCACCGAAATATGAAACGAAACTGTTTCAGGCGATTCATCAGGCACAGGACGAAATTATTCGTTGGACGCGTTTAGCTGGTCGTCAAGTGTCTGAACATACTGCTATGAAGAAATCGTTGAGTAAGTTAAAGGAACGTCTGATTCAAATTGATCAGCTGTACTTATTATTTAAAGAAGAGCGCAGCTATTTCAAGAAAACTACTGCCGCAAAAGCGAGACGGCTTGTTGTCTATCGACAATTGATTGGTACAACTAGGAGTAGTTATGACGTTCTCAAAAGGATGCATATGTATGAAAATGAACTCATCAATCTTCCAGAGCACTTCCGAATGATGATTCAGGAGCGTCTAGAGTCATTACTCGTCTATCATGAACAGCTTCATCTGAAATTCGTTGGTAAGCTAAAAGCGGATTACGACGACGATGAAACACATAGCGAGTTTATGCAACGACAAGAAGTGATGAATATTTTCGTTAAGGAAATTGCGATTACTAATGAAGAAGAAGAATTTTCTTCTTATCATTTACTTCATGTCCTCTCGTCCATCCTGAATTACGAGGAACAGCTAGAACATCTGGATACGCTGATCACTTCTTATCAATCACGATATGAAGACGAAGAGAATGTTTTAGAAGACGAATTCTATTAATAAAACGGCACATGACTTTTAAAGTCTTGTGCCGTTTTTATTTTTATCAATTATTGAAGTTTATTGGTTCAGATCGTTCGTTATAGAACACACACCGATTGACTTGAGCTTTTCATTTATCCACCAAGTTCTTGGCGATTGTATAAACCAGCATATGTACCGTCTAGTTTCATTAATTCCTGGTGAGTACCTGATTCTTTTAAGTCTCCGTGGTCTATTACATAAATACAATCCGCATGTGTAATGGTAGATAGTCGATGGGCGACAATTAGTGTAGTGCGATCGTGCGCCAAGCGTTCCAATGAATCTTGGATGAGCGCTTCACTTTCTAAATCCAAGGCAGACGTTGCTTCATCCAAAATGAGCAATGCTGGGTTTTTCAGGAAGACGCGGGCAATGGAGATACGTTGCTTCTGTCCACCTGACAACTTCACGCCGCGCTCTCCTACCCTGGTATCATATCCTTCACTCAATGTTTCAATAAAGTCATGCGCATTTGCGGCTTTTGCTGCAGCGATGACTTCTTCATCTGTGGCATCTGGCTTCCCCATCAAAATATTACTTTTGACAGAATCACTGAACAGAATCGAATCTTGAAGTACCATACCGATCTGATCTCGAAGCGATTTAACCTTTACGTCGCGGATGTCATGGCCGTCGATGCGAATAGCACCAGACGTCACGTCATAAAATCGCGGGATCAAACTGATAATAGTTGATTTCCCGCCACCACTCATACCAACAAGTGCGGCTGTTTCACCAGGACGAATCTTCAAACTAATATTTTTCAGTACTTCATCTTCTTCATATGCAAAGCTGACATGATCAAACTCGATCTCTCCAGCAATCGATGGTAACTCTTTTGCATTCTCTTTATCAACAACATCATATTTTTCATTCATCAAGTCTAATACTCTGTCCATCGAAGCGAACGACTGCGTCAATGATGTGGATGAATTAACTAAACGACGTAATGGTGAATATAATCTTTCGATAAATGCGATGAACGCGACCATTGTTCCTACAGATAATGAACCATTGATTACTTGGTAACCTGCATAGCCTATGACGAGAAGTGGTGCGACATCAGTAATCGTATTGACAACCGCAAAAGCTTTTGCATTCCAACGTGTATGTTCGATTGCACGCTCTAGGAATTTACCATTCACTTCATCGAAACGTTCCTGTTCTTTATCTTCTATCGCAAAACTTTTGATAATACTAACACCCGCCACGCGCTCATGAAGATAACTTTGTACATCCGCAAGTGCCTGCGAACGTTTACGTGTCAATTGGCGTAATTTGCCGAAGAAGTGCTTGACGCTAAATGCGTAAAATGGAAATGCCAATAATGTTACCAGTGTCAGTTGCACATCAAGTGTCAGCATAATTGCTATGGCGATTAAAATAGTAGCCAAGTCGAGCCAGACATTCATCAAGCCAATCATGACGAAGTTTTTCGTTTGTTCCACGTCATTGATGACTCTCGAGATTACTTCACCTGCGCGTGTATTCGAATAGAATCGTAAACCAAGCTTCTGTAAATGACTATACAGTGATTTACGGATATCGAATAATATTTTATTACTGACTAGCTGTGCGTAGTATTGACGATAATATTCAACAGGTGGACGGATTAAGAAGAACACGATGATTGTTCCGCCAAGCCAATAAAATAACTGCTTAGTCTTTTCTGGATCACTCATCGTCGGCGAACCGATGATGTCATCGATGACGATTTTAATTAATAAGGGTAGAAATAAAGGAATAGCAAATTTTACGACACCAATGAGAACAGTGAAGACAATTTGCCAATTATAAGGCTTTACAAATTGAAGATAACGTTTAATACTCTCACCCATTTTGTTCCTCCTACTAAAAAAACCTGACTTGCACGAGTGCAAGCAGGTCTAGATTTGTTCTTCTTGGATTTGCTTATAAAATTCATAACGCGAAGTCCAGACATCGATGAAATCGGGAGCAAAAGGACCTTTTCTCTGCTTGATCCAACCAAGGAGTTTCGTTAAGTTATCCTGCAAGATTTGATCGATAACTTCCGGATAATTCATTTGACGTTTATGATCTGCATATTCGTCTTCATCCAGAATCAAGTAACTCATGTCAGGAAATACTTTTACGTCTAAGTCATAATCGATATACTTTAAGGACTTTTCATCATAAACGAATGGTGAACTTATGTTGACATAATAGTACACACCGTCTTCACGTAACATACAAATGATATTGAACCAGTTTTCCGCATGAAAATAGCAAATGGATGGTTCACGTGTCAGCCATGTGCGACCATCCGATTCTGTCACAAGCGTACGTTCATTTCCACCGATGATGATATTCCGTGTACCTTTTAATACAAGTGTCTCTTGCCAAACACGATGAATTTTGCCGTTATGTTTGTAGCTGTGTATCTGTATTGTATCTCCTTCTTTTGGAATTGCCATTTTCTCTACCACCTTTGAGCCTTGCCGCTCTTGCTATCTGTCCATTATACCAACTGCTTTCCCAAATTTAAAACGATTCAACCATCTATTTTGTAATTGATTGAATTAACTAGGTCCACAGCACGTTTATTCACGCAAGAAAACCGGTAGAAATGGCTTATGTTAGCCATTTCTACCGGTTCTTGATGTACATGCTTAGTTTGAACCTTTATATTGGTTCGCACGTGCTCCAGAAGCTTTTTGTTTGTTAGCTTCTGCTTTGTTGATCTCTTGCTTCACTTGATTGACATCTGTTTCAGATCCGAATTCCTCGTTCATAGAGGACTGCGTCGCGGAAGAAGACTGCATGTTCATTGCAGATTGCGCGTTTTGCTGACGAACTTGATTAACGTCCGTCTCGGAAGCGAACTCTTCATTCATCGGTTGTTGCATTGCAGATTGCGCATTCTGTTTCTTCACTTGATTCGCATCTGTCATAGATGGATCTTGTTGTGCGTTACGCTTTGGTTGCTTAGGCATAGATTATTCACCTCCGTAATCACTATGATGTCCAATAGCTTAGACTTTTATTCAAAGTGAATGAAGAAGTTTTTACCATTCCAGCAACTCGATAATTTTCAGCACAGGTTTTGATTTTGGTAGTGCTTCTACTTGTTGTTTCGTGAAAAACTGTAAATCATCTCCCGCATGTTCGCTCTCCAATTGTGCACGATATACATGGATGTCCCAAGTTATATGAGAGAACACGTGTTGAACTCGCGGTAGCTCTTGCATGTTTTTTAATTTCAATCCATTCTCTTTTTCAAAATCTTCGACTGTAGAAGTTTCCTGAAGTTCAAACATTGGAAATTCCCAAAGACTTGCAAGCAATCCGGTGCTTGGACGTTTCTGTAACAGCCAATTCCCCTCATTGTTTTGAATCGCAAATGCAGCAAGCGAAACGTGCTTCATTTTTTGCTTTTTTATCTTGAATGGCAATTGTTGTTGTTTTCCTTCTTCAAATGCGATGCAATATTCCCTAACAGGACATAATAAACAATGAGGATTCGGTGTACATATTGTCGCACCCAGTTCCATAAGTGCCTGGTTGAACGAAGAGGGATCTTCTTCCGAAATTAATTCCATCACAG
It encodes the following:
- a CDS encoding ABC transporter ATP-binding protein; its protein translation is MGESIKRYLQFVKPYNWQIVFTVLIGVVKFAIPLFLPLLIKIVIDDIIGSPTMSDPEKTKQLFYWLGGTIIVFFLIRPPVEYYRQYYAQLVSNKILFDIRKSLYSHLQKLGLRFYSNTRAGEVISRVINDVEQTKNFVMIGLMNVWLDLATILIAIAIMLTLDVQLTLVTLLAFPFYAFSVKHFFGKLRQLTRKRSQALADVQSYLHERVAGVSIIKSFAIEDKEQERFDEVNGKFLERAIEHTRWNAKAFAVVNTITDVAPLLVIGYAGYQVINGSLSVGTMVAFIAFIERLYSPLRRLVNSSTSLTQSFASMDRVLDLMNEKYDVVDKENAKELPSIAGEIEFDHVSFAYEEDEVLKNISLKIRPGETAALVGMSGGGKSTIISLIPRFYDVTSGAIRIDGHDIRDVKVKSLRDQIGMVLQDSILFSDSVKSNILMGKPDATDEEVIAAAKAANAHDFIETLSEGYDTRVGERGVKLSGGQKQRISIARVFLKNPALLILDEATSALDLESEALIQDSLERLAHDRTTLIVAHRLSTITHADCIYVIDHGDLKESGTHQELMKLDGTYAGLYNRQELGG
- the mutY gene encoding A/G-specific adenine glycosylase — its product is MQIIEQKKAFQDALLTWYEAEKRDLPWRRTDNPYYIWVSEVMLQQTRVDTVIPYYERFIEKFPTMQDLSTAPEEDILKMWEGLGYYSRVRNLQSGVREVVETYGGKVPNNRKEISTLKGVGPYTAGAILSIAYGVPEHAVDGNVMRVLSRILLIEEDIALPRNKKLFEQAVMELISEEDPSSFNQALMELGATICTPNPHCLLCPVREYCIAFEEGKQQQLPFKIKKQKMKHVSLAAFAIQNNEGNWLLQKRPSTGLLASLWEFPMFELQETSTVEDFEKENGLKLKNMQELPRVQHVFSHITWDIHVYRAQLESEHAGDDLQFFTKQQVEALPKSKPVLKIIELLEW
- a CDS encoding glutamate-1-semialdehyde 2,1-aminomutase; the protein is MNRKNSEAIYAEACEHIVGGVNSPARAYGAVGGGAPTVMERAEGAYFYDVDGNRYIDYLGAYGPIITGHAHPHITKAITKAAETGVLYGTPTRHEVQFAKMLKEAIPGMDKVRFVNSGTEAVMTTIRVARAFTGRTKIMKFAGCYHGHSDLVLVAAGSGPATLGTPDSAGVPSSIAKEVITIPFNDPESFKEAMKQWGDELACILIEPIVGNFGIVEPNEGFLELVHELAKEQGVLTVYDEVITAFRFHYGAAQTLLGLQPDLTAFGKIIGGGLPIGAYGGKKEIMEQVAPLGPAYQAGTMAGNPASMLSGIACLEVLQEPGIYEEMDRLGGLLEDGILKLAKKHSIQLTINRLGGALTLFFTDVKVENYKQAEATDGEIFGRFFKEMLKNGINLAPSKYEAWFLTSAHTESDINETLEAVDRAFKAL
- a CDS encoding gamma-type small acid-soluble spore protein: MPKQPKRNAQQDPSMTDANQVKKQNAQSAMQQPMNEEFASETDVNQVRQQNAQSAMNMQSSSATQSSMNEEFGSETDVNQVKQEINKAEANKQKASGARANQYKGSN
- a CDS encoding FUSC family protein, which encodes MKLGARVFKTGIAIVFALFLANLLELPTAVFAGIAAIFAIQPSIYRSYLTIVEQLQGNLIGATIAVLFTLIFGPQLIIVGLAAVIVMTIMLKLGLEKSMSLALVTMIAVMEVKDDAFLTFALLRVGTILVGVLAAFIVNLVFMPPKYETKLFQAIHQAQDEIIRWTRLAGRQVSEHTAMKKSLSKLKERLIQIDQLYLLFKEERSYFKKTTAAKARRLVVYRQLIGTTRSSYDVLKRMHMYENELINLPEHFRMMIQERLESLLVYHEQLHLKFVGKLKADYDDDETHSEFMQRQEVMNIFVKEIAITNEEEEFSSYHLLHVLSSILNYEEQLEHLDTLITSYQSRYEDEENVLEDEFY
- the bcp gene encoding thioredoxin-dependent thiol peroxidase, yielding MENLEGKQAPAFSLSNENGEMVSLDQYKGKSYVVLYFYPKDSTPGCTTEACDFRDAHANFEGLNAVVLGVSPDHAVSHQKFITKHSLPFSLLVDEDHAVAEQYGVWKLKKNFGKEYMGIERSTFLIDPTGTVVKEWRKVRVKDHVANALATLEQLTK
- a CDS encoding DUF402 domain-containing protein, whose protein sequence is MAIPKEGDTIQIHSYKHNGKIHRVWQETLVLKGTRNIIIGGNERTLVTESDGRTWLTREPSICYFHAENWFNIICMLREDGVYYYVNISSPFVYDEKSLKYIDYDLDVKVFPDMSYLILDEDEYADHKRQMNYPEVIDQILQDNLTKLLGWIKQRKGPFAPDFIDVWTSRYEFYKQIQEEQI